One genomic window of Pseudomonas aeruginosa includes the following:
- a CDS encoding YkvA family protein: MDAPRGFSRYLGIAERFLARGRVPALLIAVARKRSRLKLVKSDLRLLQELLVAWVRGEYRGLSRQALLSVIAALAYFLSPVDIVPDFIFGVGLLDDLAVLAWVVRRWQAELDAFKVWRDAQGVETQQALRELPAPRAERVQGS, from the coding sequence ATGGATGCACCACGAGGATTCAGTCGTTACCTGGGGATCGCGGAACGTTTCCTGGCCCGTGGCCGGGTGCCCGCCTTGTTGATTGCGGTAGCACGCAAGCGCTCGCGCCTGAAGCTGGTGAAGAGCGACCTGCGCCTGCTGCAGGAACTGCTGGTGGCCTGGGTTCGCGGCGAATACCGCGGACTCAGCCGCCAGGCGTTGCTCTCGGTGATCGCGGCGCTGGCCTATTTCCTTTCGCCGGTGGATATCGTTCCCGACTTCATCTTCGGTGTCGGCCTGCTCGACGATCTCGCCGTCCTGGCCTGGGTAGTGCGTCGCTGGCAGGCCGAGCTGGATGCCTTCAAGGTCTGGCGTGACGCCCAGGGCGTCGAGACGCAACAGGCGCTGCGAGAGCTGCCGGCTCCCAGGGCGGAGCGCGTTCAGGGTTCCTGA
- a CDS encoding substrate-binding periplasmic protein, which produces MRRRSLGLCILLGVGQAFAGELRWGFSPADGMPYVDIVDHQLQGGFTRQLGERVAQRLGLSLRFVETPNRRIDGFMASGHIHVICNSNPGWDSKPERYHWSPALFEEQDVLLQRDDRPAIRDFAELRGKTLGTSLGYVYADDLMQAFAAGEIRREDTRDLASRVQMLKRSRLDAAVDMRRPLLYLTRQHPELGLSVSPLVLQSYRMHCIYGGQLPVPVESMDRVLDEMVRDGSIGRLLENSLQAPQEP; this is translated from the coding sequence GTGCGCCGGAGAAGTCTTGGTTTGTGCATCCTGCTGGGAGTCGGACAGGCCTTCGCCGGCGAGCTGCGCTGGGGCTTCAGCCCCGCCGACGGCATGCCCTACGTGGACATCGTCGATCACCAGCTGCAAGGCGGCTTCACCCGCCAGTTGGGGGAGCGGGTCGCGCAGCGGCTGGGATTGTCGCTGCGTTTCGTGGAAACGCCGAACCGAAGGATCGACGGCTTCATGGCCAGCGGACATATTCACGTGATCTGCAACTCCAACCCCGGATGGGATAGCAAACCCGAACGCTACCATTGGTCTCCCGCCCTCTTCGAAGAGCAGGACGTCCTGCTGCAGCGCGACGACCGTCCGGCGATCCGCGACTTCGCCGAGCTGCGCGGCAAGACCCTGGGTACAAGTCTAGGCTATGTCTACGCGGACGATCTCATGCAGGCCTTCGCTGCCGGGGAAATTCGCCGCGAAGATACCCGCGACCTGGCCAGTCGCGTGCAGATGCTCAAGCGTTCGCGCCTGGACGCCGCGGTGGACATGCGCCGCCCGCTGCTCTACCTGACGCGCCAGCATCCCGAGCTGGGCCTGAGCGTCAGTCCGCTGGTACTGCAGAGCTATCGGATGCACTGCATCTATGGCGGACAACTGCCGGTCCCCGTCGAAAGTATGGACCGGGTGCTCGATGAGATGGTCAGGGACGGCAGCATCGGGCGCCTACTGGAAAACAGCCTGCAAGCGCCTCAGGAACCCTGA
- a CDS encoding helix-turn-helix domain-containing protein, protein MNVQVITRDGEAEYAVLPWAEYQALLAAAGRPAASVAVETTAPAVPSASLLERREARGLSLEQVAREVGISPSYMAMIERGEREASEAILFALERVLGKATGA, encoded by the coding sequence ATGAATGTCCAAGTGATCACGCGAGACGGCGAGGCGGAATACGCGGTGTTGCCCTGGGCCGAATACCAGGCGTTGCTGGCCGCCGCCGGTCGCCCGGCCGCCAGTGTCGCGGTGGAGACGACCGCGCCGGCGGTGCCATCCGCGAGCCTGCTGGAGCGCCGCGAGGCGCGCGGCCTGAGCCTGGAACAGGTGGCCCGGGAGGTCGGTATCAGTCCTTCCTACATGGCGATGATCGAACGCGGCGAACGCGAGGCCAGCGAGGCCATCCTGTTCGCCCTGGAGCGTGTGCTGGGCAAAGCGACGGGGGCCTGA
- a CDS encoding sel1 repeat family protein: MNSEWIWRLRARLGYGVARQLLGWPWLVKQPRAWQWMQGQFSPMANLGHRDAQAFYGHLLLFRGQGFGAREEGLRLLRLAASAGDGKSAYQLGVQALKGDSRQAPDALAASRHWALAAEAGHPLAARKLAELYRDGGPGLAPDSERAEHYAQRASALGL; the protein is encoded by the coding sequence ATGAACTCTGAATGGATCTGGCGCCTGCGCGCCCGCCTCGGTTACGGCGTGGCCCGGCAGTTGCTGGGCTGGCCCTGGCTGGTCAAGCAGCCGCGAGCCTGGCAGTGGATGCAAGGGCAGTTCTCGCCCATGGCCAACCTCGGACACCGCGACGCCCAGGCGTTCTACGGTCACCTGCTGCTGTTCCGTGGACAGGGCTTCGGCGCACGCGAGGAGGGCCTGCGCCTGCTGCGCCTGGCTGCCAGCGCGGGCGATGGGAAATCGGCCTACCAGCTCGGCGTGCAGGCGCTCAAGGGCGACAGCCGGCAAGCGCCCGACGCGCTGGCAGCCAGCCGCCACTGGGCACTAGCGGCAGAGGCGGGCCACCCGCTGGCGGCGCGCAAGCTGGCGGAACTCTACCGCGATGGAGGCCCGGGCCTGGCGCCGGACAGCGAGCGCGCCGAGCACTATGCGCAACGGGCGTCCGCGCTCGGTCTCTAG